The sequence ATTTAAAAATCATCGCCATATTTTTTATTCTATTCTTTTTTAATCTAAATACAGCATCTGGATGGTATGATGAGACCCATCTTGCAATTGCAAAGGCTGCTGGATATTCTAAATGGTATAACGCTGTCGGGGCTGATATTGCAAAATTAAAGGCAGGAAGTATAGAGTCTTATAACCATTATTTTAATAACAATAACGAGCTTGAAGTTACCCCGGAAATGGTTATGTCACAAATAGCTAAATATAACAATCCTTCAGATAAAGAAGGTCATCTTTATGGAGCTATTATTGCTTCTCTACGTGGATATAATGAAACCAAAAAAGCCGGTAAATATGCTGAATATCACATTGCTTTATGCGCTCATTATGTAGGTGATTTATCACAACCCATGCATAACATACCATATGATGATTTTAATAGAAACCATCATGATATAAACGATGGCATTGTTGAGGCTGAAGTTTTAAAAAAAATAGCAAGCATAGAAAAATATGTATATCAAATTAATTTGAGGTCGTACTTCTTTGAGGAAGACTTATCAAAAGAGATTGCACGCATAGCTAACCTTTCGAGAAAATTGGGGCAAAAATTAAAAGCAGAAAATAGGGATATGACAGAAGAAGAAGCTTATATACAGCTTGGGCATAGCGTTTCTTTATTAAGGGCAATTTTAAAATATCTCGGGAAAATTAAATAAAAAAAGTACACGTATAATTGCCTATTTTTTCCAGAACTGAGGAATAAATAATATTAATACAGTATAGATTTCGAGTCTACCTGTAAACATACAGAAAATAAGTATCCATTTTCCAATAATAGGAATAGATGCAAAGTTTTCAGAAGGACCGGCAATACCAAAGGCTGGTCCAACGTTACTCATTGCTGAGATGACAGTGGTTGATGATGTAATGATATCGAGTCCTGTTGCGGCCATCGCAATTGTAGCTATTGTGCATATTCCTAAAAATAAAAAAACAAATCCCCATATGCTTCCAAGGATTTCCTTATCAAGAAACTTTTCATCAATCTTTACAGCAGTAATAGCTCGAGGATGTATTAATTGATACATTTCTCTGAAACCCTGTTTAATCATAAGTAAAATTCTTATCTGTTTGATTCCACCTCCTGTTGACCCTATCATGCCCCCGAAAAACATCAACAATATAAGCAACACCTGTGCAAATGGAGCCCACTGCTCATAATCTGCTGTAGCATATCCTGTAGTAGTCATAATAGATGCAACCTGAAAAAGGGAATATCTTAATGAATCAGTAATTGAGTTGTAAGAATTTTTCCATAAAAAAGCGGCTATAAGCAAAACGCTGATTATTGTGACAGAAATGTAAAATCTGAATTCATTACTTCTCCATAATCTTAAAAAATCACCTTTGAATACATAAAAATAAAGCGAATAATTAACTCCTGCAAAAAGCATAAATATACTCGTTATATATTCTATAGAAGGGTTTCTAAAATAAGCAATGCTGGCGTTCTTTGTTGAAAATCCTCCTGTTGCCATTGTAGTAAATGCATGACATATGGAGTCATATAAATCCATTCCTGCTGTAAAAAGTAGTGACGCATCTGTAACAGTAAGGACTATATAGATTATCCACAATGCTTTAGCTGTATCAATTATTCTTGGTCTTAGCTTATCAACATTTATCTCAGGCACTTCTGCCTTAAAAAGTTGCATTCCTCCTGTTCCAAGTAAAGGCAATACAGCAAGTGCAAATACGATTATACCCATACCTCCTATCCACTGTGTCATACACCTCCAGAAAAGAATACCTCTGGGAACAGCCTCAATATCTGTAATTACAGATGCACCCGTTGTAGTAAATCCAGCCATTGATTCAAAATAAGCATCAGTAAATGAACTTAAGGTTCCAGATAAAATAAATGGAAGACATCCAAAAAGGGAAATGGCTGTCCAAGTAAGAGCCACAATAATAAATGCCTCACGGTGTCTTACATCATCTCTTCTATGTTGTCTTGTAGGAAGATAAAGAATAATACCAGAAAAAAACGTTATAGCAAATGATACTAAAAGTATGATTGTATCCTGTTGATGCTGAATAAATGATACAAGTAAAGGCAATATCATAAAAAATGAGAGAAAAATAAGGACAAAACCAATAAAGTAAAGTATTACCTTAATATTCATAGAGAACTCTGCTCCTATGGTTGTCATTATTTGGCTTGTATGTCCAGAAAGCTTTCGGGATGGATTTTCTGATCAATCTTATCACCGAAAATAGTAACCACGGATCTGGCAATGACAGAATAAAATATTTTAAATATTTTTTAAGATCTTTGAGAATTAATAGCATAAAAGGATACGATCATATAAGGATTTTTTCTACATCCTTTATTGATTCCCGGAGAGTGAATATTATTAACTTATCACCTTCGATGATTTTATCAGAACCTGAAGGTATTATAACTTCTTCCCCTCTAATAATCGCTCCAATAATTGATTTATCTGGCTGCGTTTGATCGAGTGTTTTTCCCAGAAGAGGTGAAGTCTTGCCGATTCTTCCTTCGATAATTTCTGCTTTTGCTTCTGCTATGGCTGTTAATGACAAAATATCTCCTTTTCTCACATAACGGAGAATCGTACTTGCTGTAATAAGTCTTGGACTAAGGACAGATTGAAGTCCAAGGCTATGTGCTAAAAGCATATAATCTGTTTTGTTTACAACCGCTATAGTCTTTTTTGCACCCAATTTTTTTGCAAATAATGAAACCATTATATTTAATTCATCATTATTTGAGGCTGCTATGAAAGCATCCATATCACCAACATTCTCTTCGATTAGTATTTTTTGCTCTGTTCCGTCTCCATGAAGTACCAAAGTTTTTCTGAGGTTTCTTGTAAGAAACTTACACCTATCTAAGTCTTTTTCGATTATCTTAACATCTGCCTTTTGTTCTATTGCTGAAGAAATATAATATCCTGTACGGCCTCCACCTAATAACATAACTCTTTTAATGGGTTTTCTTGACATTCCCAAAAGGGTCAGTGTATCTTCTATTTCTTCTTTTTTAATAGGAATATATATGATATCAGAAGCTCTAATTACATCACTCCCTTTAGGTATTATAGTTTTGTCTTCTCTAAGAATAATGCCTATGAGAATCTTTTTATTTAGTGTCATCCCAAGCTTTCTAAGTGATTTGTCTATCAATGAAGAGCCTTCGGGTATCTTAAATCCTATAACTTTTACAAGACCACCTTCAAACTCTTCGATATCTGTTGCCTGAGGAACTTCAAGAATTCTCATTACTGCCTTTGCAAGCTCAAGCTCAGGATTAATAGCAGGGTCTATATCAAGATTTTCTCTACTCAGTAGCTTTTCATTGTAAAAATACTCTGGATTCCTGATACGAGCAATTTTCCTCGGTATACCAAACATTGCTTTTGCAAGCAAACATGCAATCATATTTGTTTCATCTTTATCTGTAACTGCCAGTATTATGTCTGCTTTATCTGCCTCTGCTTCTCTTAGAGTTGAAGGGCTGCCACCTTCGCCTTCAACTACTGCAACATCTATATCTTCAACAATTCTTCTTAGTTTTTCCTTATCTTTATCTATTACTATAACGTCAATTACCTCTCGAGAGAGAAATTTTGCAATCTGATAGCCGACTTCTCCTGCTCCTACAATAATCACGCGCATGGCAAATTATATCATATTCATAAACTTTAAAAAAAAGGCTTTATATCTTGTGAATTATAATTACAAAAGATATAATTCTTTGTTTATGAATATACTTGAACAAAAAATTAAAGAGAAAATCAATAAAGAAGGTCCTATAAAATTTGCGAAGTTTATGGAGATGTCTCTCTATGAACCAAGTCTTGGCTATTACACCTCAGAGAAGACCTATATTGGTAAAGCAGGTGACTTTTACACAAGCCAGCATGTCCATCAGATATTCGGCACCATGATTGGAAGGCAAATTGAAGAGATGTGGAGAATTATGGAAAAACCTTCTGAGTTTTTTATTATCGAACCTGGGGCAGGCATGGGTTATCTGTGCAAGGATATTATGGATTACCTCAATAAAAGGAACATAATTGAAGCATTTACCTATTTAATCATTGAAATAAATCCTTCATTATATGAAAAGCAAAAGAAGCTTCTCGCTTGTTTCTTCGATAAAGTTAAATGGTTACGATCTATTATTGAAATTAATGGATTAAAGGGCTGTGTAGTTTCAAACGAACTACTTGACTCATTCCCTGTTCATATTATAGTTATGGAAGATGAATTAAAAGAGATCTATGTCGGTTTCCAAGACAACGTATTCAAAGAAATTCCCACAGCTCCGGTAGATGAATCTTTAATTAATTACATAAATGAATTCTCAATTGACATTCAAAAAGGTTACAGAACAGAAATAAATCTTAAAATAAAAGAATGGCTTTTGGCTCTTAATAAAGCTATTTCTGAAGGTTTTATTATAACAATAGATTACGGCTATTCTGCACGAGACTATTACAGCGAAGAAAGAAACAGGGGAACATTGCTATGCTATCACAAGCATCAGTTAAGCGAGAACCCTTATGAAAATATAGGCGAACAGGACATAACAGCTCATGTCAATTTCTCTTCAGTCAAAAAATGGGGAGAGGAACTCGGTTTCAAGACTTTAGGATTCTGTCAACAGGGGACGTATCTCGTGAGCCTCGGAATTGATGAAATGATTCGAGAACTTTTTCAACAATCGCATGATTATCTATTTGAGATTGCAAAAATAAAAAGGCTTATATTGCCAGGAACTATTGGCGAAACACATAAGGTCATGATACAATATAAAGGTAATAAAGATCCATCTTTACGTGGATTTATGCTTAGAAATCAGAAAGATATACTATAAAATATAATAATTTGCTTTATCTTTATAGATTAACATATTGATATTAAACAAAATAATCACTTATTTTTCGATATTTTAATGCACCTATAACTGATGGTTTAATTAATATTTTATCCATATAATAACATAAAATAATTTAATAAAATCATAGAGTTAAATATAATTTTCTAATTTACTTATGCTTTTAATCGCATCCTGTGGGGTATGTGCTTCTACTGTATAAATTAACCCCTTCTTGTCCTTTAACATATCAAACAATGTCTCAAAATCAAATGTTCCGTCACCTATTGCATTATGGTCATCTGCTGTCTTGTAATTGTCATGAAGGTGAATTTCTATAATATAATATTGCAATTGTTTCATCCATTCATTAAGAGACACTTGAGAAAAAAGATTAAAATGCCCAGTATCAAAGCATAAACCGAAATGTTCAGAACCAAGTTTTTCCATCATCAACCTTAAATTCTAAGCTTTCCTCGAGCCAAATATCGACTCTTTTAGCATATTTCCATTTTTCATATCCAGAGTGAAAGACTATAACTTTAGGATTCAATATTTCGGCTATCTCAAAAACCTGTGAAAACCTTTCCATAGTTACATTTCTAATTTTATTATCTACTGCTCCAGGCGAAAGATCCATAAAAGGAGCGTGCAAACTGAGAGAGGGTTTATAATCAAGTCTCTTCTTTAATTCTTTAATATCATTATCTCTTAAAGAATCAAGTGAATTGGATGAGAGATAGATTTCAAGATTTATTCGATTTTCTTTGATAAATGAGAAATATTCTCCTATTTTAATATAGGGGACATGAACATGAGGACTGACCATTAATTTTTGGCAGATGTCTCTGCTTTCTGCTTTTTATCTGTATCAGGTTTACGTTTATCCTCTGTGTGTTTCTCCTCAGGCTTTTTCTTTTCAGCACGTGCATAATCAGTTACATACCAACCAGTGCCTTTAAGAACAAATGAAGTCTGCGATATGAGTTTGTGCATATGCCCCCCACAGTCGGGACATGTTTTTATGGGTTCTTCATTGAATTTCTGAAAAACTTCACAATGTTTTCCGCAGTTACTACATTCATATTCGTATATTGGCATTCCTATCAACCTCCATAATAAAAAACAATTTTATTATAACATATTAATTTCTATATCCAGCGGTAATTCTGCTAACCCATATCATTCATAAATTTTTGAATATAGACAGGACATAGTATTTAAGCGGATTTATTTTGCCGATATTCAAATACATCCCACTTAGTCCCCCCTTAGCAAGTGGGGAATTAAAGGGAGGTGAGGCGAAATATCTCGGAGGTCAAAGATCGACAATGAGCGTAAATACAGGGCGTTCTTAGTTATAGCTGTTGGAAAAATAATTGCATTTTGCTAAAGAAATTTTTTGATATGTTTGGGAATACAGAAAATTCTTTTATGCGCATCTGTATCATAATACAAAAGATTTGATAATTCCCTCTCTATTATTCTTTTATTAATAACCCTAAAAGATACTGTTTGGGGATTATATTTTGCAGATCCGATGATAAACGCCCATTGCGTAGCAAAGCTTGGAATATATTCATAATAAAAAACTGCCTTTGCAAATATTTCACTTAAAATATTAAACAATTTAAACGAGATTGTTGTTCCTGTCTCAGAGACATTTGTAGCATGTGTAACAAAAAGACCATCTGCTTTAAGAGCCTTTTTAATGTAAGTATAAAATTTCTTCGTATATATCATTTTAGCAGGACCTCCTTCGACAGGGTCACTGATATCTGCAATGATTACATCATATGTATCTCTGACTCTTTTAACATACTCCATCGCATCGTCAAAAATTAAGTTTACCTTTTTATCATTAAATGAATTATTGTGCCATTTTTTAAGATGTTTTTTACACAAATCAACAAATTCTTTATCTATATCTATCATATCAACTTTACTGACTGTTATATGTTTTAACACCTCTCTCAATGTCGCACCCTCTCCGCCTCCGAGTATCAATATATTTTCAGGTTTTGGATGCAATATCATAGCCGGGTGCACAAGTGTTTCATGATATATAAACTCATCTCTTTCAGATGACTGAATCTTTTTGTCAAGAACTACAACAGTTCCAAATTCGTAAGTTTTTAATATTTTCACGTGCTGATACTTCGTCTTCTTTGATAATATATAATCTTTTACACGATGGTATATCCATCTATTTTTGCTGTCCTTATCGATAAACCATATATTCCTTTCCATTTTTAAAATACCACTGAATCGAATTTATTTATCTTTTCACCACATCAACTTCTTTTGCATCAACTTCTGATACAAATCTTTTGTCATAAATGCCTGCTTATGTATTTCTGGATCATAATACTTTGTGTTAATTGAGAAGCTATTTCTAACTTCTCTTGGATTAATTTTTTTTGATGCAACTGCAAAAGCCCACCAATTACCAGGATACGTTGCAATCGGAGCAGTATATAAATCTACTATAGGGAAAATATGTTTCAATGTTTCCTGCATTTCGATAACCATATCTTTATGAAAATGTAATGACTCTGTATGACTAACAAATAATCCTTCAGATGAAAGACTATCTTTCACAGAATAAAAAAAATCATCAGTGAACAGACTCCTTGCAAATCCAATAATATCGGTCGAATCAATAATAATTGCATCAATATCAGTATTTTTCTTTTTCTTCAAAAATTCTGCCCCATCCATGATATTTAATTCCACTCTGGGGTCGTCAACACCTGAGGATATAGTTGGAAAAAATCTCTTTGAAACATTAATTACTTCTTCATCAATTTCAACAAAATAGACTTTTTCAACTGTTTTATGTTTTAGAACCTCTCTTACTACTCCTCCATCTCCACCACCGATTACAATAACCTTTCTTGGATTAGGATGTGCATGCATTACAATATGAGTCAGCATCTCATGATAAAAGAACTCATCCCTTTCTGTTAGTTGCACAACGTCGTCAAGAATCAGCATTCTCCCAAAATAGGGGTTTCTTATAACCATAATTTCTTGAAATTTACTTTTCCCTGTGTATAATATCTCTTCAACATCATATAAATATTCAACCGGTGCATAAGGAGCTTTTTCTGTAAACTTAATCATATTTATCCTCTCTTCTATATAAGAATTGTTTTTGGTATACAAAATCCATTAAATTCAGAAGCATATGATACAGTGTATGCTCCACCTGACAATATAAGCATTAAATTGCCAATATTGGGTTCTGGCAGAATAACATTTTTATCAATCACATCAAAGCTATCACAACTCGGGCCTGCTATGGTCCATGATTTTTTTCCTCTTACATTTTTATCAGTTTCCACAATATAGGTATATTTTATACCACCTATACTTTCCATTAGCCCATTGAAAACACCAACATCAATATATAACCACTCTCCGTCACCTCTTCTCGCTTTACCAATTACCGAAGTGACCATTATTCCAGCATCTCCAATAACGGCCCTGCCTGGTTCAATATGAATATCAATGTCTTGTGGAAATCTATCATATATAAGTTCATTTATATTCCTTTCTATAGCTTCAATACTCAAAACATCTCTTGTATAACGTATTGGATAGCCTCCACCAATATTTAAAAGTCTTAAAACAATATTCTTTTTTGCTGCCATGTTCCATAAAGTCTCTGCTTTATCAAGTGCTATATTCCAGTTATACATATTTGTACATTGGGAACCAACATGGAAAGTGATCCCTGTTGGCTTGAGCTTTTTTTCTTTTGCATACTTTAAAAGTTCAAGAGCATCATCAAGTTCTACACCAAACTTCTTACTCAAAGGCCATTCACTTCCTTCATTGGGAACAGATAATCTCACATACACATTACATCCTGGAATATATTTTACAAGCTTATCTACCTCCTCTGGAGAATCGAAAGCAAAATACTTAATGCCATACATTGAAGCCTTTTTCAGAAACTTTAAAGATTTTACAGGATTGCTCGAAATAATTTTATCTGGTTTTACTTTCAATGCTGCAAGTACCTCGAGTTCACCCTCAGACGATATCTCAAAGCCCATTTTTAGCTTGTTTAAAAATCTAAGAACCTCAATATCCGGGTTTGCCTTAACAGCATAAAATACTTTTGAATTTAATATGCTGCTTCCGATCATAAATACTTTTTCTTTTAACTTTTCTGAGTCTATAATTAAATAAGGTGTTTCTTGTGTTGTATGGTCAAGATATTTGAGAGTCTTGAATAATGTTGATTCAGATACTATTTTTGCGTGGAACTTATCTACCTTAAAAGTTCTAAGCATATTAACTCCATCTAATGAGCTTTCCTGGCTTTCAGAAGTTTTTTTGCTGTAATACGCACTCCCTCTGATACATTTTTATTCTTTTCCACCAGAGCAAGGTCTCTTGTTCGTAATTCAGATACAAGATTAACTGCTATACTTGCCGGTGTTTTTGGATTGGTCACAAGAGATAAAATAATATTATAATTCTTCATCCACTCTCTCTTTTTAGTTATCTTTCTCAAGGCTTCATCAGATATAGATCTGGACTTTGCGATATTCTCTATCTCAGTTTCGGTTATCTTTGGATTTTCCAGAACAGTGAGTAATACTTCTTTGTTTGGATCTCTTAATAAAATAGATCTAACCTCTTTACCTCCACGTAATGCAAGAAGTATCCTTTCAGAGACACTCAGTTTTTGAATTCTCTGTAGAATAGTCTGTGAACGATCTTCGGCTGTCTTCTGTTCCTTTACTATTTCATATTTTTTCATAACAGGCACTTGAAGAGTTTGAGCTACTATTTGCCTAACTTCGTCAGGTGTATCAGGATGCTCATTCAGTAATTTAAGTATCTCCGGCCTATTCATATTTAATTTTGCAATCTCAGCAAATACTGACGGATCATTAGTTTCATCGAGTAATATTTCTATTAAAACTGGCGATGCTGTAGCTAAATCTACTCCAATTAATAATTTTTCTCCTTCCATACTATAACCTCACCATATAAAGAAAATATTCAACATTTCCTTTTTGTCCGCTAATAGGACATTTAAATACTCCAATAGTTTTTAGACCAAGACTTTCGAAATGTTTCTGTATATCATTTACAGCTTTCAGTCTCTTATCCTCGTCCTTTACAATTCCACCTCTGCCAACTTCTCCTTTGCCAACTTCAAACTGGGGTTTTACCAATGAAAGAACTTCACCATTCCTATTAAGAAAATGTAATACTGCATTAATAACTTTTTTGAGAGATATAAATGATATGTCTATTACAGCCATATCAATATTTCTATTTTTTAGTTCTTCAAAATCTTGACCTCTATATCTTGAGTCTTTATGCCAATCAATCCTGTCAAGATATCTTACATTTGTTCTTTCCATAATGATTACCCTTGGGTCTTTTCTGAGTAACCATGCAAGCTGTCCATAACCAACATCTATACAAAATACCTTTTTCGCACCCATCTTCAATAAACAATCAGTGAAACCCCCTGTTGATGCACCAACATCCATTATGATTCTATTGCTTACATTTATATTAAAAAAGTTTATTGCAGATTCGAGCTTAAGTCCCCCTCTACTTACATAAGGAAAATCTACTTCATTGAGAAATATTTTTGCATCTTCACTTACAGCAGTTCCAGCCTTTGTTATCTTTTCACCATTGACAAATACCTTTCCCTCCAGAATAAGGGCTTTAGCCATTTCTCTGCTTTCGACAAGTCCCCTTGAAACTATAAGTTTATCCAGTCGTTCTTTCAAAATCTGTATACTGGTTCTTTTAGAAAGGAACTAACAATAGATGATATACTGTCTTCATCGAGCCCATAAATTCTTCTCAATTCATTTGTATCACCATGTTCTACAAAGATATCCGGGATGCCCAATCTCTTTAACCTTACATTAAATAGACCCATTTCATTGAAGAGTTCAAGAACGGCACTTCCAAAACCTCCCATAATAACATTGTCTTCAACAGTAATAATTCTCTGAATTAGAGACGCAACTTTTGATAAAAGCTTTCTGTCTAAAGGTTTTATAAATCTTGCATTTATTACCATTGGATTTATTCCTTCTTTCTCAAGCTTTTCAGCAGCTTTTAAAACTGTAAAGACTGTATTTCCTATACCAATCAGGGCTATATCTGTTCCATCTTTAAGAATTTCAGACTCTCCAATCTTGAATAATGACTGAAATTTTTGACTTTCATTGAAAATTGGTATTCTTCCTTTTGGATATCTTATAGCTACAGGACCATTATACTCTAATGCTATTTTTAACATCATTTTTAATTCAAGGGCATCCTTTGGCGCCATTACAACTAAGTTTGGTATATGCCTTAAATAGGACAGGTCAAAAATACCGTTATGTGTAGGCCCATCTTCACCAACAATGCCTGCTCTATCTATAGCAAAGACAACATGAAGTTTCTGAAGACAAATATCGTGGACAATCTGATCATATGCCCTTTGAAGGAATGTTGAATAAATAGCAACAACTGGCTTTAAACCCTGTGTTGCAAGTCCAGCAGCAAATGTTAAAGCATGCTGTTCTGCTATTCCGACATCATAAAATCTATTGGGAAATCTTCTGGCAAAGTAATCGAGACCCGTCCCCTCTTTCATAGCTGCTGTAATCGCAATAATCTTTTCATCTTTTTCAGCAAGGTCTATCAGTGCATCTCCAAACACATCACTATAATTTTGACCTTGAGTTTCAATAGGCTCACCCGTTTCGATTTTAAAAGGTCCTATCCCATGATATATTGAGGGGTTTTTCTCTGAAAATTCATAACCCTTGCCTTTTTTTGTTATTACATGAATTAGGATAGGACTTTGAATATTTTTTATACGCCTTAATGTATCTATTAAAAGTTCAATATTGTGACCATCTATTGGACCAACATATGTGAACCCGAGTTCTTCAAACAGTAATCCTGGTAAAATAAGTCCCTTTAAAACTTCTTCTGTTTTCTGAGCAATCTTTGCTGCCTTCCCACCTAATTTTGGGATTCCCTCAAGAAATGACTTTGTATCTCTTTTGAACTTCTGATATCTTTCAGCAGTAAGTATTCTGTTTAGATAAGCTGAGAGTGCTCCAACATTTGGAGAAATGGACATTTCATTGTCATTTAAAATGACTATCAGGTCTTTTTTGAGACTTCCAGCATTATTCAATCCTTCAAGAGCAAGTCCCCCGGTCATTGCGCCATCACCTATTACTGCTACAATCTTAAAATCCTCTCTGTTTTTATCTCGACCTTCTATAATTCCAAGTGCTGCAGAAATTGATGTAGAACTGTGTCCTGTACCGAAAGCATCGTGCTCGCTTTCATCTCTTCTGGGAAATCCTGAGATACCTTTTAACTTTCTCAAATCTGCAAGTCTCTTGTATCTTCCTGTCAGAAGCTTATGTGTATATGATTGATGACCAACATCCCATATTATCTTATCTCTTGGAGAATCAAAAACATAATGCAGAGATATTGTTAATTCCACCACCCCGAGATTTGATGACAGATGTCCACCATTTCTTGAGATTCGATATATCAGGGTATCCCTTATCTCTTTAGCAAGTATTTTGAGTTCTGATATTGAAAGTTTCTTTAAATCTAAAGGTGATTCTATATTTTCAAGATACATCATGCTTTCCTTTCATATAGATAAATTGCTAACTTCCTCAAAATATCTGCTTTATGTGAAAATATACTGAGGGAGTCTATAGCAGTTGTTATTAAATCCTTAGCCCTGTTACGAGATCCTGTTATGCCAAGGACTGCCGGATATGTCATCTTCTTTTTCTTTATGTCAGAACCTGCTGTTTTACCTAAAGTGTCTGTAGTCCCTTCAATATCCAGTATATCATCAATAATCTGAAAAGCAAGTCCTAAATTGGTGCCATAGTCTGTAATTGCCTTTATCTGCATCTTATCTGCATTTGCAAGTAAAGCTCCAATCTTTACTGAAGCTGTAATTAGAGCTGCTGTTTTATGCTTATGAATAAATTGGACCTTGTCTTCATCAGGTTTATCATTTTCAGAGATTATATCCTGAGCCTGACCTCCAACCATTCCATGAATACCTGCAGCTATTGCAACTTCACGAATTACTTTTATTAGCGTTGTGGGTTTTATTATAGTAAAGTCAGTATTTTTTTTTACCATCATATAAAAAGCCTCCGTAAGGAGTGCGTCTCCTGCAAGGATTGCCATTGCTTCTCCAAAAACCTTATGATTTGTTCTTTTTCCACGTCTCAGGTCATCATTATCCATTGCGGGCAAATCATCATGTATAAGGGAATATGTATGTATAAGCTCAAGTGCTGCTGCTTGAGGAATTATATTTTTAGATTTTCCTCCACATGCCTCATGAGAAGCAAATGCAAGTATAGGTCTTACTCTCTTCCCACCAGCAAATAATGAATATGTTATTGAACGATGGAGTATAGAAGGTTCAAATATAGTATCAAAATAAGATTTTAAATATGAGTCAATTAATTCACGCTTTTCTCGTAAATAAGCTTTTATGTCCATTTTATCTAAAAATCACTCCCATTCGATTGTACTTGGAGGTTTTGAACTGATATCATAAACTACCCTGTTTACACCTCTTACTTCATTAATGATTCTGTTTGAAATCCTTTCCAGAATATCATATGGAATTCTGACCCAGTCTGCAGTCATACCATCAAGACTGTGGACAGCTCTAACAGCTATTACGTTTTCATATGTTCTTTCATCTCCCATAACACCAACACTCTTAACAGGTAAAAGTACCGCAAATGCCTGCCACATCTTTTTATACAACCCTGCTTTTTTTATTTCTTCAAGAACAATTGTATCAGCTTTTCTTAATATATCACATCTTTCCTTT comes from Nitrospirota bacterium and encodes:
- a CDS encoding polyprenyl synthetase family protein translates to MDIKAYLREKRELIDSYLKSYFDTIFEPSILHRSITYSLFAGGKRVRPILAFASHEACGGKSKNIIPQAAALELIHTYSLIHDDLPAMDNDDLRRGKRTNHKVFGEAMAILAGDALLTEAFYMMVKKNTDFTIIKPTTLIKVIREVAIAAGIHGMVGGQAQDIISENDKPDEDKVQFIHKHKTAALITASVKIGALLANADKMQIKAITDYGTNLGLAFQIIDDILDIEGTTDTLGKTAGSDIKKKKMTYPAVLGITGSRNRAKDLITTAIDSLSIFSHKADILRKLAIYLYERKA